A single region of the Raphanus sativus cultivar WK10039 chromosome 1, ASM80110v3, whole genome shotgun sequence genome encodes:
- the LOC108830212 gene encoding O-fucosyltransferase 9 isoform X2, with amino-acid sequence MHGLSRLGNGNARSLASPPSSPRIRPSRGKTSNQGIGERLVFLLFSVVFRRKGVLLLAPLLYIAGMLLFMGSFGFTILDLGHGVEIVYRRGPPGSVYRSPKVFKRLWPMMEADANRSSRNALMEAWKPRVKGLWKPCISTNVSAAGSNSNGFFIIEANGGLNQQRLSICDAVAVAGLLNATLVIPIFHLNSVWRDSSKFGDIFDEDFFIYALSKNVKVVKELPKDILERYNYNISSIVNLRLKAWSSPAYYLHKVLPQLLRLGAVRVAPFSNRLAHAVPAHIQGLRCLANFEALRFADPIRLLAEQMVNRMVTKSVQSSGNYVSVHLRFEMDMVAFSCCEYDFGEVEKLEMDMARERGWKGKFRRRGRVIRPGANRVDGKCPLTPLEVGMMLRGMGFNNNTLVYVAAGNIYKADKYMAPLRQMFPLLQTKDTLATPEELAPFKGHSSRLAALDYTVCLHSEVFVSTQGGNFPHFLIGHRRYLYKGHAETIKPDKRKLVQLLDKPSIRWDYFKKQMQDMLRHNDAKGVELRKPAASLYTFPMPDCMCKEPDPEPETDTA; translated from the exons ATGCACGGCCTCAGCCGCCTAGGCAACGGAAACGCTAGATCCCTTGCTTCACCGCCTTCTTCGCCTCGGATTCGTCCCTCGAGGGGAAAAACCTCCAACCAAGGAATAGGAGAGAGGCTCGTCTTCTTACTCTTCTCCGTTGTTTTTAGGCGGAAAGGTGTCTTACTACTGGCGCCTCTTCTCTACATCGCTGGAATGTTACTTTTCATGGGCTCCTTTGGCTTCACTATCCTCGATCTAGGTCACGGCGTCGAGATTGTGTACAGACGAGGTCCCCCGGGTTCGGTTTACCGGAGTCCAAAGGTTTTTAAGCGTCTCTGGCCTATGATGGAAGCTGATGCTAATCGAAGCAGTCGCAATGCG CTGATGGAAGCATGGAAGCCAAGAGTTAAAGGCCTGTGGAAACCTTGCATAAGCACTAACGTTTCTGCTGCAGGATCGAATTCTAATGGTTTCTTCATAATCGAAGCAAATGGGGGCTTGAATCAACAACGCTTGTCA ATATGTGATGCAGTTGCTGTGGCCGGACTGCTTAATGCTACTCTTGTCATTCCCATTTTTCACTTAAACAGTGTATGGCGTGATTCCAG CAAATTTGGTGATATATTTGATGAAGACTTCTTCATATATGCGCTTAGTAAGAACGTGAAAGTAGTGAAAGAGCTCCCTAAAGATATACTCGAGCGGTACAACTACAATATAAGCAGTATTGTTAATTTGAGATTAAAGGCTTGGTCGAGTCCGGCATACTATCTCCATAAGGTGCTCCCACAACTATTGCGTTTGGG GGCTGTTCGTGTTGCACCATTCTCTAATAGGTTAGCTCATGCAGTTCCCGCACACATTCAAGGACTTAGATGCTTAGCAAACTTCGAAGcattgagatttgcagatccCATACGGCTTCTTGCAGAGCAAATGGTCAATAGGATGGTTACTAAGAGTGTTCAGAGCAGCGGAAACTATGTTTCTGTTCATCTCCGCTTTGAAatg GACATGGTCGCCTTCTCGTGTTGCGAATATGACTTTGGAGAGGTTGAGAAGCTAGAAATGGACATGGCCCGAGAAAGAGGGTGGAAAGGAAAGTTCAGGCGGAGAGGCAGAGTGATAAGGCCTGGTGCAAACCGCGTAGATGGGAAATGCCCTTTAACTCCACTAGAG GTGGGAATGATGCTTAGGGGAATGGGTTTTAACAATAACACATTGGTTTACGTAGCTGCTGGAAACATTTACAAAGCCGACAAGTATATGGCTCCTCTTAGGCAGATGTTTCCTCTCCTCCAAACCAAGGATACTCTAGCTACCCCAGAAGAACTTGCTCCCTTTAAG GGTCACTCATCAAGATTGGCTGCTCTTGACTACACAGTATGCCTCCACAGTGAAGTGTTTGTATCCACTCAAGGTGGAAACTTCCCTCATTTCTTGATAGGTCACCGTCGCTACCTTTACAAAGGCCACGCTGAGACAATCAAACCAGATAAGCGGAAACTAGTCCAGCTCTTGGATAAACCGAGCATTAG ATGGGACTACTTCAAGAAACAAATGCAAGATATGCTTAGACACAATGATGCAAAGGGAGTCGAATTAAGAAAACCCGCTGCGTCTCTTTACACGTTCCCCATGCCTGATTGTATGTGCAAAGAACCTGATCCCGAACCTGAAACCGACACAGCTTAA
- the LOC108830212 gene encoding O-fucosyltransferase 9 isoform X1, with protein sequence MHGLSRLGNGNARSLASPPSSPRIRPSRGKTSNQGIGERLVFLLFSVVFRRKGVLLLAPLLYIAGMLLFMGSFGFTILDLGHGVEIVYRRGPPGSVYRSPKVFKRLWPMMEADANRSSRNARVLPLMMMQLMEAWKPRVKGLWKPCISTNVSAAGSNSNGFFIIEANGGLNQQRLSICDAVAVAGLLNATLVIPIFHLNSVWRDSSKFGDIFDEDFFIYALSKNVKVVKELPKDILERYNYNISSIVNLRLKAWSSPAYYLHKVLPQLLRLGAVRVAPFSNRLAHAVPAHIQGLRCLANFEALRFADPIRLLAEQMVNRMVTKSVQSSGNYVSVHLRFEMDMVAFSCCEYDFGEVEKLEMDMARERGWKGKFRRRGRVIRPGANRVDGKCPLTPLEVGMMLRGMGFNNNTLVYVAAGNIYKADKYMAPLRQMFPLLQTKDTLATPEELAPFKGHSSRLAALDYTVCLHSEVFVSTQGGNFPHFLIGHRRYLYKGHAETIKPDKRKLVQLLDKPSIRWDYFKKQMQDMLRHNDAKGVELRKPAASLYTFPMPDCMCKEPDPEPETDTA encoded by the exons ATGCACGGCCTCAGCCGCCTAGGCAACGGAAACGCTAGATCCCTTGCTTCACCGCCTTCTTCGCCTCGGATTCGTCCCTCGAGGGGAAAAACCTCCAACCAAGGAATAGGAGAGAGGCTCGTCTTCTTACTCTTCTCCGTTGTTTTTAGGCGGAAAGGTGTCTTACTACTGGCGCCTCTTCTCTACATCGCTGGAATGTTACTTTTCATGGGCTCCTTTGGCTTCACTATCCTCGATCTAGGTCACGGCGTCGAGATTGTGTACAGACGAGGTCCCCCGGGTTCGGTTTACCGGAGTCCAAAGGTTTTTAAGCGTCTCTGGCCTATGATGGAAGCTGATGCTAATCGAAGCAGTCGCAATGCG agagtgTTGCCTCTGATGATGATGCAGCTGATGGAAGCATGGAAGCCAAGAGTTAAAGGCCTGTGGAAACCTTGCATAAGCACTAACGTTTCTGCTGCAGGATCGAATTCTAATGGTTTCTTCATAATCGAAGCAAATGGGGGCTTGAATCAACAACGCTTGTCA ATATGTGATGCAGTTGCTGTGGCCGGACTGCTTAATGCTACTCTTGTCATTCCCATTTTTCACTTAAACAGTGTATGGCGTGATTCCAG CAAATTTGGTGATATATTTGATGAAGACTTCTTCATATATGCGCTTAGTAAGAACGTGAAAGTAGTGAAAGAGCTCCCTAAAGATATACTCGAGCGGTACAACTACAATATAAGCAGTATTGTTAATTTGAGATTAAAGGCTTGGTCGAGTCCGGCATACTATCTCCATAAGGTGCTCCCACAACTATTGCGTTTGGG GGCTGTTCGTGTTGCACCATTCTCTAATAGGTTAGCTCATGCAGTTCCCGCACACATTCAAGGACTTAGATGCTTAGCAAACTTCGAAGcattgagatttgcagatccCATACGGCTTCTTGCAGAGCAAATGGTCAATAGGATGGTTACTAAGAGTGTTCAGAGCAGCGGAAACTATGTTTCTGTTCATCTCCGCTTTGAAatg GACATGGTCGCCTTCTCGTGTTGCGAATATGACTTTGGAGAGGTTGAGAAGCTAGAAATGGACATGGCCCGAGAAAGAGGGTGGAAAGGAAAGTTCAGGCGGAGAGGCAGAGTGATAAGGCCTGGTGCAAACCGCGTAGATGGGAAATGCCCTTTAACTCCACTAGAG GTGGGAATGATGCTTAGGGGAATGGGTTTTAACAATAACACATTGGTTTACGTAGCTGCTGGAAACATTTACAAAGCCGACAAGTATATGGCTCCTCTTAGGCAGATGTTTCCTCTCCTCCAAACCAAGGATACTCTAGCTACCCCAGAAGAACTTGCTCCCTTTAAG GGTCACTCATCAAGATTGGCTGCTCTTGACTACACAGTATGCCTCCACAGTGAAGTGTTTGTATCCACTCAAGGTGGAAACTTCCCTCATTTCTTGATAGGTCACCGTCGCTACCTTTACAAAGGCCACGCTGAGACAATCAAACCAGATAAGCGGAAACTAGTCCAGCTCTTGGATAAACCGAGCATTAG ATGGGACTACTTCAAGAAACAAATGCAAGATATGCTTAGACACAATGATGCAAAGGGAGTCGAATTAAGAAAACCCGCTGCGTCTCTTTACACGTTCCCCATGCCTGATTGTATGTGCAAAGAACCTGATCCCGAACCTGAAACCGACACAGCTTAA